In Selenomonas sp. TAMA-11512, a genomic segment contains:
- a CDS encoding aminotransferase class I/II-fold pyridoxal phosphate-dependent enzyme: MIRMAAKASENKVLNDTIFAASGAATKAIAKYGAEAVTNATLGAIFTEDEKLACLPAVEKVYRSMPMADICAYAPISGLPDYLRGAANLVFADHRPEGYIDACVSPGGTGAVHLAIENYAEWGDTVLTSDWFWGPYKVLCENVGRNLETYELFDESLQFNIASFEAKARALLKTQESLLIIINTPAHNPTGYSLSDEDWDGVLAVVKDVTKSGEKRVTVLVDIAYIDYAGEKNETHAFMEKFGGLPENIFTLFAFSMSKGYTLYGQRCGALVGLSSSKEVIGEFARISKYSSRAAWSNCNRAAMTTLIHIDRDQTLLAELESERDALYQIIRKRGEIFMQEAEKIGLVALPYKAGFFISVPAEDPAAVCNKLQEDNVFAVPLKKGVRIAICGIASRKVEGLAAKVKKAWDAV; this comes from the coding sequence ATGATTCGTATGGCGGCAAAAGCATCTGAAAATAAAGTGCTGAACGACACCATTTTCGCTGCAAGCGGAGCGGCTACCAAGGCGATTGCGAAGTATGGAGCAGAGGCTGTTACAAATGCGACGCTGGGCGCTATTTTTACAGAAGATGAAAAGCTCGCCTGTCTTCCTGCGGTGGAGAAGGTCTATCGCTCCATGCCGATGGCGGATATATGCGCCTATGCGCCGATTTCCGGTTTGCCGGACTACCTGCGGGGAGCCGCGAACCTCGTCTTTGCCGATCACCGTCCGGAGGGATATATCGATGCTTGTGTTTCCCCCGGCGGTACGGGAGCTGTCCATTTGGCCATTGAAAATTACGCGGAATGGGGAGATACAGTCCTGACCTCCGACTGGTTCTGGGGACCCTACAAGGTGCTTTGCGAAAATGTGGGGCGCAATCTGGAAACATATGAGCTTTTCGATGAAAGCCTGCAGTTTAACATCGCGTCCTTTGAAGCAAAAGCCAGAGCGCTTCTGAAAACGCAGGAGTCCCTGCTCATCATTATCAACACACCCGCACACAATCCCACAGGCTACTCTCTGTCCGATGAGGATTGGGACGGAGTCCTTGCTGTTGTCAAGGACGTCACGAAAAGCGGAGAGAAGCGTGTGACGGTGCTCGTGGACATTGCCTATATCGACTATGCCGGAGAGAAGAACGAGACACATGCGTTTATGGAGAAGTTCGGCGGTCTGCCTGAAAACATTTTCACACTCTTTGCTTTCAGTATGTCCAAGGGCTATACACTCTATGGACAGCGCTGCGGCGCACTTGTCGGTCTTTCCTCTTCCAAAGAAGTCATAGGGGAATTTGCTCGTATCTCGAAGTACTCGAGCCGTGCGGCATGGTCGAACTGTAATCGTGCCGCGATGACGACGCTGATCCATATTGATCGGGATCAGACCCTGTTGGCTGAACTCGAGAGTGAGCGTGATGCGCTCTATCAGATCATTCGTAAGCGCGGAGAAATCTTTATGCAGGAGGCGGAGAAGATTGGCCTTGTGGCGCTTCCCTACAAAGCCGGCTTCTTCATCTCGGTTCCGGCAGAAGATCCGGCAGCTGTCTGTAATAAATTGCAGGAGGACAACGTCTTTGCCGTGCCGCTCAAGAAGGGCGTTCGCATTGCTATCTGCGGAATCGCATCTCGGAAAGTGGAAGGTCTTGCCGCGAAAGTCAAAAAGGCATGGGATGCTGTCTAA
- the carA gene encoding glutamine-hydrolyzing carbamoyl-phosphate synthase small subunit, with the protein MNGKLILTDGTTFHGKLLKDVTGLGEVVFNTGMTGYQEVLTDPSYCGQIVTMTYPMIGNYGAAKDFMEARKSFVRGFVVDELSKVASNWQSEESIVDFLLREEIPCLYDVDTRAVTRCIRSGGAMKGLIVREDMAQDDIDRRLAEELSQDVVAEVTTSEIYTLDAKAKGNEHVVVMDFGIKRHILESLREYGFHLTVVPAHTTADEVLALQPDGIFLSNGPGDPKALPGVIEEIKKLIGQKPLFGICLGHQLFSLAMGADTRKMKFGHRGSNQPVKNIAMNRVHITSQNHGYVVDERSLEGLPLEVTHRAVNDDTVEGLRHLKLPAFTVQYHPEASPGLDDNRYLFDAFRALIHA; encoded by the coding sequence ATGAACGGAAAACTGATACTCACGGATGGAACCACATTTCACGGTAAGCTCTTGAAGGATGTTACAGGTCTTGGTGAAGTTGTGTTTAATACGGGAATGACGGGGTATCAGGAAGTTCTGACAGATCCCTCGTATTGCGGACAGATTGTCACAATGACGTATCCGATGATCGGCAACTACGGGGCGGCAAAAGATTTTATGGAAGCAAGAAAATCTTTTGTCCGCGGATTTGTCGTTGATGAGCTTTCCAAGGTCGCCAGCAATTGGCAAAGTGAAGAGTCGATCGTTGATTTTTTGCTGCGAGAGGAAATTCCTTGCCTGTACGATGTCGATACACGCGCGGTAACCCGCTGTATACGCTCCGGAGGAGCGATGAAAGGGCTCATCGTTCGCGAGGATATGGCGCAGGACGATATTGACCGGCGACTGGCCGAGGAGCTTTCTCAAGACGTTGTCGCAGAGGTCACGACATCGGAGATCTATACGCTTGATGCAAAGGCGAAGGGCAATGAACATGTCGTTGTCATGGATTTCGGGATTAAGCGCCACATACTGGAATCACTCCGTGAATACGGGTTTCATCTCACCGTTGTGCCGGCGCATACAACGGCGGACGAGGTTCTGGCGCTGCAGCCGGACGGCATATTTCTCTCCAATGGCCCCGGGGATCCGAAGGCATTGCCCGGGGTTATTGAGGAAATAAAAAAACTGATCGGGCAAAAGCCCCTTTTCGGTATTTGTCTCGGACATCAGCTTTTTTCTCTTGCGATGGGAGCAGATACACGCAAAATGAAGTTCGGCCATCGCGGGTCAAATCAGCCTGTCAAGAATATTGCCATGAACCGCGTGCATATTACATCACAGAACCACGGCTATGTGGTTGATGAGAGATCTTTGGAAGGGCTGCCGTTAGAAGTCACGCATCGTGCGGTCAATGATGATACCGTTGAAGGCTTGCGGCATTTGAAGCTGCCGGCTTTTACGGTGCAGTATCATCCGGAGGCATCGCCGGGGCTTGACGATAATCGATACCTGTTTGATGCGTTTCGCGCATTGATTCACGCATAG
- the carB gene encoding carbamoyl-phosphate synthase large subunit, translated as MPRKDYLKKVLVIGSGPIIIGQAAEFDYAGSQACRSLREEGLEVVLVNSNPATIMTDADIADRVYIEPLTLDFLEEIIAKERPDGILATLGGQAGLNLAVQLAENGILEKYQAELLGTTLEAIKKAEDRELFKETMQKLGEPIPESTIAEDVESAIAFAKEIGYPLIVRPAYTMGGTGGGIADTEEELIEIVIKGLKYSMIGQVLIERSVAGWKEIEFEVMRDGADNCITICSMENVDPVGVHTGDSIVVAPTQTLSDHDYQMLRSASLRIIRELHIEGGCNAQYALDPYSNRYYVIEVNPRVSRSSALASKATGYPIAKVSAKIAIGYTLDEITNAVTQKTKACFEPVVDYCVIKFPRWPFDKFIFADHTLGTQMKATGEVMSIDRRFEGAVLKAVRSLEIGVNRLHLPGMDSWDDSRVKKALSKINDERIFVIAEALRRNISDVDEIYRITKIDRWFLERIKNITDIELRLTKEPLTADLLREAKRIGLSDASIAELTGKHMEEIREERKGQEILPCYKMVDTCAAEFEAVTPYYYSTFNAAEDEVRINSDKKKVIVLGSGPIRIGQGVEFDYCSVHSVWALREMGYEAIIINNNPETVSTDFDISDRLYFEPLTIEDVLNIVDKEKPEGVIVQFGGQTAINLAAGLEAAGVRVFGTTVDDIDRAEDRERFDEVLTKTGIPRPQGISITNPEDAIRGAAEIGYPVMVRPSYVLGGRAMEIVYNEDELKDYMTRAVKVTPDHPVLVDRYMQGTEVEVDAVSDGEIVVIPGIMEHIERAGVHSGDSIAVYPPQTLHAKVIYTMIDYTKRLAKELHVKGLLNIQFVVSDNEVYIIEVNPRSSRTVPFLSKITDIKMVNLATHAAMGHSLSAMGYHDGLVHSKPYVAVKAPVFSFAKMQDVDISLGPEMKSTGEVMGIDYHYARALYKAITGSGMNVPLEGRILFTVADKDKDEMKQLARAFSDLGFKIAATSGTAKALQSVGLAADVVGKVHERSVDIIQMIKTGQIQMVINTLTQGKGSARDGFKIRRAAVEHGIVCLTSLDTAWEVLSVLSFMHDRRLVYTLALQDYVGAGDDLA; from the coding sequence TTGCCGAGGAAGGATTATCTCAAAAAAGTTCTCGTCATCGGATCAGGTCCCATCATCATCGGTCAGGCAGCAGAGTTTGACTATGCCGGTTCACAGGCGTGCCGTTCCCTGCGAGAGGAAGGCTTAGAGGTCGTTCTTGTCAACAGCAATCCGGCGACCATTATGACGGATGCGGATATCGCCGATCGTGTGTATATTGAGCCTTTGACCTTGGACTTCTTAGAGGAGATCATTGCGAAGGAACGCCCGGACGGAATCCTTGCGACGCTTGGAGGTCAAGCGGGACTCAATCTCGCTGTGCAGCTTGCCGAAAATGGAATCCTCGAAAAATATCAGGCAGAGCTCTTGGGTACGACGCTGGAAGCCATCAAGAAGGCAGAGGATCGAGAACTCTTCAAGGAAACGATGCAGAAGCTCGGTGAACCCATCCCGGAGAGTACCATTGCCGAAGATGTAGAGAGTGCGATTGCCTTTGCCAAGGAGATCGGATATCCGCTCATTGTGCGTCCCGCGTATACGATGGGCGGCACAGGCGGCGGCATAGCGGACACGGAAGAAGAGCTTATTGAGATCGTTATCAAAGGGTTAAAATACTCCATGATCGGGCAGGTGCTGATTGAGCGCAGCGTTGCCGGTTGGAAAGAAATTGAGTTTGAGGTCATGCGTGACGGCGCGGATAACTGCATCACGATTTGCAGTATGGAAAACGTTGATCCGGTTGGCGTTCATACGGGGGACAGCATTGTTGTGGCTCCGACGCAGACCCTTTCCGACCATGATTATCAAATGCTTCGCAGCGCTTCCTTGCGCATCATCCGTGAACTCCACATAGAGGGGGGCTGCAATGCGCAGTACGCGCTTGATCCCTATAGTAATCGTTACTATGTAATCGAAGTCAATCCTCGTGTTTCACGATCCTCGGCGCTTGCTTCCAAGGCGACAGGCTATCCGATTGCCAAGGTGTCGGCAAAGATTGCCATCGGTTACACGCTCGATGAAATCACCAATGCCGTTACGCAGAAGACAAAAGCCTGCTTCGAGCCTGTTGTTGATTACTGTGTCATCAAGTTCCCCCGCTGGCCATTTGATAAATTCATCTTTGCGGATCACACGCTCGGGACGCAGATGAAGGCAACGGGAGAAGTCATGAGCATCGATCGCCGATTTGAAGGAGCCGTTCTAAAGGCGGTTCGATCGCTTGAAATCGGCGTAAATCGTCTGCACCTTCCGGGAATGGATTCTTGGGATGACAGCCGTGTCAAGAAAGCGCTTTCAAAGATTAACGATGAACGCATCTTTGTTATAGCGGAAGCTCTGCGGCGTAATATTTCTGATGTCGATGAGATCTATCGTATTACGAAAATCGATCGCTGGTTCCTAGAGCGAATTAAAAATATTACAGACATTGAGCTGCGCCTGACAAAGGAGCCGCTCACTGCAGATTTGCTTCGAGAAGCTAAGCGTATCGGTCTGTCGGATGCTTCCATTGCGGAACTCACGGGCAAACACATGGAAGAGATTCGAGAGGAACGCAAGGGACAGGAGATTCTTCCCTGCTACAAGATGGTTGATACCTGCGCTGCGGAGTTTGAGGCCGTTACGCCATACTATTACTCGACGTTCAACGCGGCGGAAGATGAAGTGCGGATAAACAGTGACAAGAAAAAGGTCATTGTTCTGGGCTCAGGTCCAATCCGTATCGGACAAGGCGTGGAATTTGACTATTGCTCCGTGCATTCGGTCTGGGCTCTTCGGGAGATGGGCTATGAGGCCATCATCATCAACAACAATCCGGAGACGGTATCGACGGATTTTGATATCTCCGACAGACTCTACTTCGAACCCTTGACGATCGAGGATGTTCTCAATATTGTTGACAAGGAAAAGCCGGAGGGCGTCATTGTCCAGTTTGGCGGGCAGACCGCGATCAATCTCGCGGCCGGACTTGAGGCAGCCGGTGTTCGTGTGTTCGGAACGACGGTGGATGATATCGATCGCGCCGAGGATCGCGAACGATTTGATGAGGTTTTGACGAAGACGGGGATTCCAAGGCCGCAGGGTATCAGTATTACAAATCCGGAGGATGCCATCCGGGGGGCTGCCGAGATCGGGTATCCAGTCATGGTGCGCCCTTCGTATGTGCTCGGCGGGCGGGCCATGGAAATTGTCTACAATGAAGACGAGCTCAAGGACTATATGACACGTGCGGTCAAAGTCACACCGGATCATCCGGTCCTTGTCGACCGTTATATGCAGGGGACGGAGGTCGAGGTGGATGCCGTCTCAGACGGGGAGATCGTGGTTATTCCGGGCATCATGGAGCATATAGAGCGTGCGGGGGTCCACTCGGGTGACAGTATTGCCGTCTATCCGCCGCAGACGCTGCATGCGAAAGTCATATATACGATGATTGACTACACAAAACGCCTGGCAAAGGAGCTCCATGTGAAAGGGCTTCTAAACATTCAATTTGTGGTTTCCGATAATGAAGTCTATATTATTGAGGTCAATCCTCGATCCAGTCGTACCGTACCGTTTCTATCCAAGATCACGGATATCAAGATGGTCAATTTGGCTACACATGCCGCTATGGGACATAGCCTGTCAGCCATGGGCTATCATGACGGCCTCGTACATTCGAAACCGTATGTGGCGGTCAAAGCACCTGTATTTTCCTTTGCAAAGATGCAGGACGTGGATATTTCACTCGGTCCCGAGATGAAGTCTACCGGCGAAGTCATGGGAATCGATTATCACTATGCGCGCGCGCTTTATAAGGCAATCACGGGCTCCGGCATGAATGTGCCGTTGGAAGGACGCATACTCTTTACAGTAGCGGATAAAGACAAAGACGAGATGAAGCAGCTTGCTCGCGCATTTTCGGATTTGGGATTCAAGATTGCAGCGACATCCGGTACGGCAAAGGCGCTGCAGAGTGTAGGGCTTGCAGCGGATGTCGTAGGGAAGGTTCATGAGCGCAGTGTCGATATCATACAGATGATCAAGACCGGGCAGATACAGATGGTCATCAACACATTGACGCAAGGCAAGGGATCGGCACGCGACGGATTTAAGATTCGCCGCGCGGCCGTGGAGCATGGAATTGTCTGCCTTACCTCGCTGGACACGGCTTGGGAGGTTTTGAGCGTACTGTCCTTCATGCATGACCGCAGACTAGTCTATACGCTGGCGCTGCAGGATTATGTCGGTGCCGGTGATGACCTGGCATAA
- the pyrF gene encoding orotidine-5'-phosphate decarboxylase: protein MADERLIVALDVSAMDEVKKLVEEIGDTVVYYKVGMELFYAVGAEVITYLKGQGKKIFLDLKLHDIPNTVAKSLRVLTSLGVDMINVHATGGAEMMKKAAAAIQDEAVNRGIEPPKIVAVTILTSTSKEQWKEMGYQVDLDTHVIHLAKLAQRAGLDGVVASPMEAQTIRETCGKDFLIVTPGVRPIGAAINDQSRITTPSIALESGSTHLVVGRPIYTAMNPRHASENILKEMESVHI, encoded by the coding sequence ATGGCAGATGAACGTTTGATTGTGGCACTTGATGTGTCTGCGATGGACGAAGTGAAAAAACTCGTCGAGGAAATCGGGGATACCGTCGTATACTATAAGGTCGGCATGGAGCTGTTCTATGCGGTAGGAGCGGAGGTAATCACCTATCTCAAGGGACAGGGGAAGAAAATCTTCCTGGATTTAAAATTGCATGACATTCCGAATACGGTAGCGAAGTCTCTGCGTGTACTGACGAGTCTTGGTGTCGATATGATCAATGTGCACGCGACAGGCGGAGCGGAGATGATGAAAAAGGCGGCTGCAGCCATCCAAGATGAGGCTGTGAATCGCGGTATAGAGCCTCCTAAAATTGTCGCTGTAACGATTTTGACCAGCACGTCCAAAGAGCAGTGGAAAGAGATGGGGTACCAAGTCGACTTGGATACGCACGTCATTCATTTGGCAAAGCTCGCACAGCGTGCAGGGCTTGACGGAGTTGTTGCCTCTCCGATGGAAGCGCAGACCATTCGTGAGACATGCGGAAAGGATTTCCTCATAGTCACGCCGGGCGTACGTCCTATCGGTGCGGCAATCAATGATCAGAGCCGCATTACGACCCCCTCGATTGCACTGGAGAGCGGCTCCACGCATCTTGTCGTTGGCCGCCCGATTTACACGGCGATGAATCCGAGACATGCGTCAGAGAATATATTGAAGGAAATGGAGAGTGTGCACATATGA
- a CDS encoding dihydroorotase, with amino-acid sequence MSKILLKNGRVIDPETNYDAPADVLIHNGIIEKIGTGLQAEGAEIIDVAGKVVAPGLIDMHTHLREPGQEAKEDFVSGSAAAAAGGFTTIATMPNTRPVVDDAALVRSLQKRAEEKAIVHIEIIGALTKGQKGEELAEVGDMAEVGAVAFSDDGHYVASSKVMLNGLDYLRTFDKIIIQHAEEPSLVEDGIMNEGHRSAMLGMKGRPTVAEDIAVARDILLAEYADAAVHIAHISSGRSVELVREAKARGLRVTAEATPHHLTMTDEEVDFSDSSTKVNPPLRAQKDVEALQQGLLDGTIDIVATDHSPHAFEDKDREYMYAPSGFPGLETAFGVLMTKLVKTGKIDLPTLLKRMTYAPAKLFNLPGGRLQEGKPADIVVLDTDETWTVKAEEFYTRGSHSPYIGQTLTGRAKLTIVDGKIAMRDGKII; translated from the coding sequence ATGAGCAAAATTCTTCTGAAAAATGGCCGTGTCATTGATCCGGAGACAAATTATGACGCACCTGCGGATGTCTTAATCCATAACGGCATCATTGAAAAGATCGGTACCGGCTTGCAGGCAGAGGGCGCTGAAATTATTGATGTTGCGGGAAAAGTTGTGGCTCCGGGTTTGATAGATATGCATACGCATCTTCGTGAGCCCGGTCAGGAGGCAAAGGAGGACTTTGTTTCAGGTTCTGCAGCGGCGGCGGCCGGCGGCTTCACGACGATTGCGACCATGCCGAACACCAGGCCTGTTGTTGACGATGCCGCCCTTGTTCGCAGCTTGCAGAAACGGGCTGAAGAGAAAGCCATTGTTCACATCGAAATCATCGGTGCACTCACCAAGGGGCAAAAAGGAGAGGAGCTTGCTGAAGTCGGTGACATGGCAGAGGTTGGTGCGGTAGCTTTCTCGGATGACGGGCATTATGTTGCATCTTCGAAGGTCATGCTCAACGGACTGGATTACCTGCGCACCTTTGATAAAATTATCATCCAGCATGCGGAGGAGCCGTCGCTGGTTGAGGACGGCATCATGAATGAAGGGCATAGAAGTGCCATGCTCGGTATGAAAGGGCGTCCGACCGTTGCCGAAGATATCGCTGTTGCCAGAGATATCCTGCTCGCTGAATATGCGGACGCTGCCGTTCATATCGCGCATATCAGCTCGGGAAGATCCGTAGAGCTTGTACGCGAGGCGAAGGCGAGAGGGCTGCGCGTCACGGCAGAGGCAACGCCGCATCATCTGACCATGACGGATGAGGAGGTGGATTTCTCCGATTCATCGACAAAAGTCAATCCGCCGCTTCGCGCACAAAAGGATGTTGAAGCGCTGCAGCAAGGCCTGTTGGACGGCACGATTGATATTGTTGCGACAGACCATTCGCCGCATGCATTCGAAGACAAGGATCGTGAGTATATGTATGCGCCCAGCGGGTTCCCCGGACTGGAGACGGCATTTGGCGTGCTTATGACGAAGCTGGTTAAGACGGGAAAGATTGACTTACCGACACTCTTAAAGCGCATGACGTATGCTCCGGCAAAGCTGTTTAACTTGCCCGGAGGCCGGCTGCAGGAAGGAAAACCGGCGGATATTGTCGTCTTGGATACGGATGAGACGTGGACAGTCAAGGCGGAGGAATTCTATACGAGAGGATCGCACTCGCCCTATATCGGACAAACGCTGACGGGACGCGCAAAGCTGACCATCGTAGATGGAAAGATTGCCATGAGGGATGGAAAAATCATATGA
- the pyrE gene encoding orotate phosphoribosyltransferase: MTEQEVKVLLTETHAIMHGHFLLTSGLHSPHYVEKFNVLQHPKHTQKLCEAMAEKFMDQRIDTVVGPVTGGILLAHETGKALGTRAIFTERENGKMTFRRGFTLKPGERVLIVEDIVTTGGSIKEVIEVVKEFGGVPVAVSMLVDRSGGKADFGDIPHTALLRMDVETYKPEMCPLCRQGLPMTKRGRTGK, from the coding sequence ATGACGGAACAGGAAGTAAAGGTCCTCTTAACCGAGACGCATGCCATTATGCACGGACACTTTCTCTTGACCTCCGGACTGCATAGTCCGCATTATGTGGAGAAATTCAACGTCCTGCAGCATCCGAAGCATACACAGAAGCTCTGCGAGGCAATGGCGGAAAAGTTCATGGATCAGCGTATCGACACGGTTGTCGGTCCTGTGACAGGAGGCATCCTGCTTGCGCATGAAACGGGAAAGGCACTCGGTACACGTGCGATTTTTACAGAGCGTGAGAACGGGAAAATGACCTTTCGCCGAGGGTTCACCTTAAAGCCGGGAGAGCGGGTTCTGATCGTCGAAGATATTGTGACGACGGGGGGATCCATCAAAGAGGTCATTGAAGTCGTCAAGGAGTTCGGCGGGGTGCCGGTCGCTGTCAGTATGCTCGTTGACCGCAGCGGCGGCAAGGCGGACTTTGGCGATATACCCCATACGGCGCTCTTGCGCATGGACGTGGAGACCTATAAGCCGGAGATGTGCCCTCTGTGCCGACAGGGTCTGCCTATGACGAAGCGCGGAAGAACCGGGAAATAA
- a CDS encoding aspartate carbamoyltransferase catalytic subunit — translation MEKNMISLRGKDILDLEFFSPGEIGLVLDYAKEMKNIIHRDIKKLPTLRGKSIVTLFYEPSTRTRSSFELAGKYLSADVINITAGTSSIVKGESLRDTLLTMEAMGVDAIVMRHKAEGSAAYAAKTVSPVIINAGDGAHAHPSQALLDLFTIREVKGRLEGLKVAILGDILHSRVARSDIWGMRQMGIEVHVAGPKTLLPRYLLEEPGIHVHSRVEEAIEEADVINVLRIQLERQKAGLFPSPREYARIFGINQERLKLAKDDVLILHPGPMNRGLEIAPDVAYGDHSSIQEQVQNGVAVRMALLTLTLTGGKPE, via the coding sequence GTGGAGAAGAATATGATTTCCTTGCGAGGCAAGGATATCCTGGATCTTGAATTTTTTTCACCGGGAGAGATCGGTTTGGTGTTGGACTACGCCAAAGAAATGAAAAATATCATTCACCGCGATATCAAGAAACTTCCTACACTTCGCGGAAAATCCATTGTGACTCTTTTTTATGAACCGTCGACCAGAACGCGGTCTTCCTTTGAACTTGCAGGGAAATACTTGAGTGCGGATGTCATTAACATCACAGCAGGCACAAGCAGTATTGTTAAAGGTGAGAGCCTTCGCGATACGCTTCTGACAATGGAGGCGATGGGTGTGGACGCAATTGTCATGCGCCATAAGGCTGAAGGCTCTGCTGCTTACGCGGCAAAGACGGTCTCTCCCGTTATTATCAATGCGGGAGATGGGGCGCATGCGCATCCGTCGCAGGCGCTGTTGGATCTCTTTACGATTCGTGAAGTGAAAGGGCGGCTCGAAGGACTCAAAGTGGCGATTTTAGGCGATATTCTGCATAGCCGTGTAGCTCGATCGGATATTTGGGGTATGCGCCAAATGGGGATCGAAGTGCATGTTGCAGGACCTAAGACGCTCCTGCCTCGTTATTTGCTGGAAGAGCCCGGAATCCACGTCCATTCTCGTGTCGAAGAGGCGATTGAAGAGGCGGATGTGATCAATGTTCTGCGTATTCAGCTGGAACGTCAAAAGGCAGGACTGTTTCCTTCTCCGAGAGAGTATGCCCGCATTTTCGGTATCAATCAGGAGCGCCTGAAACTGGCTAAGGACGACGTCTTGATACTCCATCCCGGACCGATGAACCGAGGGCTGGAAATAGCTCCGGATGTCGCTTACGGAGATCATTCATCCATACAGGAGCAGGTACAAAACGGTGTTGCTGTGCGCATGGCGCTATTGACCTTGACGTTGACGGGAGGAAAGCCGGAATGA